GCAGTACGTTTCCGTTCTCTCCGGCTGGGGTGGTGCGGTACCGCTGTGGGGTGGCGAAGTGGCCAAGCGCGTGAAGGACTTCAACCAGGGCGGTATGCTCTGGACCTTCAAGCTGCCGAAGGATCTGGTCGCCAAGCGCTGATCAGCCTGCGTTACGCAAACCCGGCGATCGTCGGGTTTGCGCAAACAGAACCCCGGTCGCCATGGCCGGGGTTTTGCCGTTCTGGCGCCAGGCAAGCGATAGGCGCCGGGGCGTGATACCTGGGGTAAATGGCTTGGGCTCGAATAATCCACCTCCAGCCCGATGACGCTGCGTTTCGATCAGCGTCATCGGTGCCAGCGATGTGATGAAAAGATCCTCAACGATGTGGTGAGGACAGTCCGGGACTATCTCGTATTGCGTGAGGAAGCCGCCCCGCAGCCGGCTGACAGCGTTCCGCAGAAACACGAACCCCGCCAACAGGCGGGGTTCGGTGCTTACGTAGACGGGCGCGGGATCAATCTTCCAGCGAGCCCATGGCGGTGGTGTTGAAGCCGCCGTCGACGTAGAGGATTTCACCGCTGATGCCGGAAGCCAGATCCGAGCAGAGGAAGGCTCCGGCATTACCGACTTCGTCGATGGTGACGTTGCGGCGCAGCGGGGTCTGCTTCTCGTTGGCGGCGAGCATCTTGCGGAAGCTGGCGATGCCGGAGGCGGCCAGGGTGCGGATCGGGCCGGCGGAGATGCAGTTGACGCGGGTGCCTTCCGGGCCAAGGCTGCCGGCCAGGTAGCGAACGCCGGCTTCCAGACTGGCCTTGGCCATGCCCATGACGTTGTAGTTCGGCATGGTGCGCTCGGCACCCAGGTAGGAGAGGGTCAGCAGGCTGCCGTTGCGGCCCTTCATCATCTCGCGACCGGCCTTGGCCAGGGCGACGAAGCTGTAGGCGCTGATGTCGTGGGCGATCTTGAAGCCTTCACGGGTGGTGACTTCGGTGAAGTCGCCGTTGAGCTGGTCGCCGGGAGCGAAGCCGACCGAGTGCACGATGCAGTCCAGGCCGTCCCACTTCTTGCTCAGTTCTTCGAATACGCGGGCGATGTCTTCGTCATTGGCGACGTCGCAGGGGAAGCACAGCTCCGGGCCCGAGCCCCAGCCGGCGGCGAATTCCTCGACGCGGCCCTTGAGCTTGTCGTTCTGGTAGGTGAAAGCCAGTTCTGCACCTTCGCGATGCATGGCGGCGGCGATGCCCGAGGCAATCGAAAGTTTGCTGGCAACGCCGACGATCAGTACGCGCTTACCGGTGAGAAAACCCATGTGCTTGTCCCTCTTCTGGTTGTTCGGCAGCGCCGGGCGCCATGAAGGCGGATTCCAGCAGCTGCTGTGTATACGGATGTTGCGGTGCCGCAAAAATGTCAGCGGCCGCACCCTGTTCCACCACCTGGCCCTGCTTGACCACCATCATCTGGTGGCTGAGCGCCCTGACCACCGCCAGGTCATGGCTGATGAACAGGTAGGTCAGGTTGTACTTGGCCTGCAACGAGCGCAGAAGCTCTACCACCTGACGCTGTACCGTGCGATCGAGCGCCGAGGTCGGCTCGTCGAGCAGTATCAGCGCCGGCTTCAACACCAGAGCCCGGGCAATGGCAATGCGTTGCCGTTGTCCGCCGGAAAACTCGTGGGGGTAGCGATGCCGAGTTTCCGGATCGAGGCCAACCTCCACGAGCGCGTCAATGATTGCCTGTTCCTGCTCCTTGGCATTGCCCATCCGGTGGATGTGCAACCCTTCGCCAATGATCTGCCCAACCGACATGCGTGGGCTCAGGCTGCCGAAGGGGTCCTGGAAGACCACCTGCATCTGCCGGCGCAACGGCCGTACCTGGCGCTGCGACATGTTCTGCAGGCGCTGGTCCTGGAAGCGGATCTCGCCGCGACTACCCAGCAATCGAAGGATAGCCAATCCAAGCGTGGACTTGCCGGAACCGCTCTCGCCGACGATACCCAGCGTCTGCCCCTTGGGCAGGCTGAAGTTCACACCGTCCACCGCCTTGATGTGGTCGACGGTGCGTCGCAGCAGCCCTTTCTTGATCGGGAACCACACGCGCAGGTCGTCCACTTCCAGCAATGGCGCCGCTTCTTCGACCGCCACCGGACCGCCACTGGGCTCGGCCGCGAGCAGTTCCTGGGTATACGGATGCTGAGGTGCGCGGAACAGATCTTCACACAACGCCTGTTCGACGACGCGACCGCGCTGCATGACACATACGCGATGGGCAATGCGCCGAACCAGGTTGAGATCGTGGCTGATCAGCAGCAGCGCCATGCCCAGGCGAGCCTGCAACTCCTTCAGCAGTTCGAGGATTTTCAGCTGCACGGTGACGTCCAGCGCCGTGGTCGGCTCGTCGGCTATCAGCAGTTCAGGCTCGTTGGCCAACGCCATGGCGATGACCACCCGTTGCCGCTGTCCGCCCGACAGTTCGTGCGGGTAGGCGCGGATGCGTTTGCGCGGCTCCGGGATACCGACCAGTTCCAGCAACTCCAGCGTGCGGGCGGTTGCCGCCTTGCCACGCAGGCCCTTGTGAATCTCCAGCACCTCGTTGATCTGCTTGCCCACGGTGTGCAGCGGGTTGAGCGAGGTCATCGGCTCCTGGAAGACCATGGCGATGCGATTGCCACGTATCTTGCGCATGGCCTTTTCATCGGCTTTCAACAGGTCCTGACCGTGGAAAAGGATCTGCCCTTGCGGATGGCGGGCGAGCGGGTAGGGCAGCAGGCGTAGGATGGAATGGGCGGTGACCGATTTGCCCGAGCCGCTTTCGCCGACCAGCGCCAGGGTTTCGCCCTTGCGAATGTCGAACGTCACGCCCTCGACGACACGTTGGACCTGCTCGCCGGTGACGAACTCGACGGCCAGATCACGGACCTCGACCAGATTCTCGGCTATCGGTTGTTCGGCCATGTTATTTCCTTGGGTCGAAGGCATCGCGCGCCGCCTCCCCGATAAACACCAGCAAGGTCAGCATCACCGCCAGCACCATGAAGGCGCTGATGCCCAGCCAGGGGGCCTGCAGATTGGCCTTGCCCTGGGCGACCAGCTCACCGAGCGACGGCGAACCGGCCGGCAGGCCGAAACCGAGAAAATCCAGCGCGGTGAGCGTGCCAATGGCACCGGTGAGAATGAACGGCATGAAGGTCATGGTCGAAACCATGGCATTGGGCAGGATATGGCGGAACATGATGGCGCCGTTCTGCATGCCCAGCGCGCGGGCGGCGCGCACGTATTCGAGGTTGCGCCCGCGGAGGAATTCGGCACGCACCACGTCCACCAGGCTCATCCACGAGAACAGCAGCATGATGCCCAGCAGCCACCAGAAGTTCGGCTGCACGAAGCTGGCGAGGATGATCAGCAGATAGAGCACCGGCAGCCCGGACCAGATTTCCAGCAGACGCTGGCCAACCAGGTCGACCCAGCCGCCATAGAAGCCCTGCAGGGCGCCGGCGATGACGCCGATCACCGAGCTGATCAGGGTCAGGGTCAGGGCGAACAGCACCGAGATGCGGAAGCCGTAGATCACCCGGGCCAGCACATCGCGCCCCTGATCATCGGTACCCAACCAGTTCTCCAGTGACGGTGGCGCGGGGGCGGGCACCTGCAGTTCGTAGTTGATGCTCGAATAGTTGAAGGGAATGACCGGCCAGACCATCCAGCCGTCCTTCTCGGCGATCAGTTCCTGGATATACGGGCTCTTGTAGTTCGCCTGCAGCGGAAACTCGCCGCCGAAGGCCGTTTCCGGATAACGCTTGAACACCGGGAAGAACCATTCGCCGTCGTAGCGCACCACGATCGGCTTGTCGTTGGCGATGATCTCCGCGCCAAGGCTGAGCACGAACAGCGCGAGGAAGATCCACAGCGACCACCAGCCACGCTTGTGCGCCTTGAACAGCGCCAGGCGGCGCTGGTTGAGGGGGGACAACTGCATTTCAGGCCTCCCTGCTTTCGAAATCGATGCGCGGGTCGACCAGCGTGTAGGTCAGGTCGCCGATCAGTTTCACCACCAGTCCGAGCAGGGTGAAGAGGAAGAGGGTGCCGAACACCACCGGATAGTCGCGGTTGATTGCCGCCTCGAAGCTGAGCAGGCCGAGCCCGTCGAGGGAAAAGATCACCTCGATCAGCAGCGAGCCGGTGAAGAACATACCGATGAAGGCGGCTGGAAAGCCGGCGATGATGATCAGCATGGCATTGCGGAACACGTGACCGTAGAGCACGCGATTCTTGCTCAGGCCCTTCGCTCGTGCCGTGATCACGTACTGCTTGTTGATCTCGTCGAGAAAGCTGTTCTTGGTCAGCAGCGTCAGCGTGGCGAAGTTGCCGATCACCAGCGCTGTGACGGGCAGGGCCAGGTGCCAGAAGTAGTCGATGATCTTGCCGCCCAGCGTCAGGTCGTCGAAGTTGGTCGAGGTCAGACCGCGCAACGGAAACCAGTTCCAGTAGCTGCCGCCGGCGAACAGCACGATCAGCAGGATGGCGAAGAGAAAGGCCGGAATGGCGTAACCGACGATGATCGCCGAGCTGGTCCAGACGTCGAACTTGCTGCCGTGGCGCGTGGCCTTGGCGATCCCCAGTGGAATCGAGGCCAGGTACATGATCAACGTGCTCCACAGGCCCAACGAGATGGAGACTGGCATCTTCTCGATGATCAGGTCGGTGACCTTGGCGTCGCGGAAGAAGCTCTCGCCGAAATCCAGCCGCAGGTAGTTGCTGAGCATGATCCAGAAGCGCTCGGCGGGTGGCTTGTCGAAGCCGTACAGGCGTTCGATCTCGGCGATCAACTCGGGGTCCAGACCCTGGCCACCCCGGTAGCTGGTGCCTGCGACTGCGACTTCCGAGCCACCGCCGGCGATCCGGCTGGTGGCGCCTTCGAAACCTTCCAGTTTGGCGATCGCCTGCTCCACCGGGCCGCCGGGCGCGGCCTGGATGATGATGAAGTTGATCAGCAGAATGCCGAATAACGTGGGGATGATCAGCAGCAGTCGGCGAACGATGTAAGCCAGCATGCTTAACGCTCCGCCCCGGCGTCATCCGGCGTGGCCGCAGGCGTGGGAGCGCCGGCTTTCTCGGCCTTCTTGGTTTCCGCCGGG
This DNA window, taken from Pseudomonas sp. FeN3W, encodes the following:
- a CDS encoding ABC transporter ATP-binding protein; its protein translation is MAENLVEVRDLAVEFVTGEQVQRVVEGVTFDIRKGETLALVGESGSGKSVTAHSILRLLPYPLARHPQGQILFHGQDLLKADEKAMRKIRGNRIAMVFQEPMTSLNPLHTVGKQINEVLEIHKGLRGKAATARTLELLELVGIPEPRKRIRAYPHELSGGQRQRVVIAMALANEPELLIADEPTTALDVTVQLKILELLKELQARLGMALLLISHDLNLVRRIAHRVCVMQRGRVVEQALCEDLFRAPQHPYTQELLAAEPSGGPVAVEEAAPLLEVDDLRVWFPIKKGLLRRTVDHIKAVDGVNFSLPKGQTLGIVGESGSGKSTLGLAILRLLGSRGEIRFQDQRLQNMSQRQVRPLRRQMQVVFQDPFGSLSPRMSVGQIIGEGLHIHRMGNAKEQEQAIIDALVEVGLDPETRHRYPHEFSGGQRQRIAIARALVLKPALILLDEPTSALDRTVQRQVVELLRSLQAKYNLTYLFISHDLAVVRALSHQMMVVKQGQVVEQGAAADIFAAPQHPYTQQLLESAFMAPGAAEQPEEGQAHGFSHR
- the fabI gene encoding enoyl-ACP reductase FabI, with amino-acid sequence MGFLTGKRVLIVGVASKLSIASGIAAAMHREGAELAFTYQNDKLKGRVEEFAAGWGSGPELCFPCDVANDEDIARVFEELSKKWDGLDCIVHSVGFAPGDQLNGDFTEVTTREGFKIAHDISAYSFVALAKAGREMMKGRNGSLLTLSYLGAERTMPNYNVMGMAKASLEAGVRYLAGSLGPEGTRVNCISAGPIRTLAASGIASFRKMLAANEKQTPLRRNVTIDEVGNAGAFLCSDLASGISGEILYVDGGFNTTAMGSLED
- a CDS encoding ABC transporter permease encodes the protein MQLSPLNQRRLALFKAHKRGWWSLWIFLALFVLSLGAEIIANDKPIVVRYDGEWFFPVFKRYPETAFGGEFPLQANYKSPYIQELIAEKDGWMVWPVIPFNYSSINYELQVPAPAPPSLENWLGTDDQGRDVLARVIYGFRISVLFALTLTLISSVIGVIAGALQGFYGGWVDLVGQRLLEIWSGLPVLYLLIILASFVQPNFWWLLGIMLLFSWMSLVDVVRAEFLRGRNLEYVRAARALGMQNGAIMFRHILPNAMVSTMTFMPFILTGAIGTLTALDFLGFGLPAGSPSLGELVAQGKANLQAPWLGISAFMVLAVMLTLLVFIGEAARDAFDPRK
- a CDS encoding microcin C ABC transporter permease YejB, producing MLAYIVRRLLLIIPTLFGILLINFIIIQAAPGGPVEQAIAKLEGFEGATSRIAGGGSEVAVAGTSYRGGQGLDPELIAEIERLYGFDKPPAERFWIMLSNYLRLDFGESFFRDAKVTDLIIEKMPVSISLGLWSTLIMYLASIPLGIAKATRHGSKFDVWTSSAIIVGYAIPAFLFAILLIVLFAGGSYWNWFPLRGLTSTNFDDLTLGGKIIDYFWHLALPVTALVIGNFATLTLLTKNSFLDEINKQYVITARAKGLSKNRVLYGHVFRNAMLIIIAGFPAAFIGMFFTGSLLIEVIFSLDGLGLLSFEAAINRDYPVVFGTLFLFTLLGLVVKLIGDLTYTLVDPRIDFESREA